CTACAATGAAAAGATACACTATGATAAAAGTAAGCATGAGGTTGAAAAACTTCTATCTTTTATTCCTAAAGATGATGGGAAAAGGTATGAGATAGAGCTATTTCCAAGTGGTATAGAAAGAGAGAGAGTAGATGAGCTACTTTCAAATAGTAAAAAAAATATAATAGTTCTAGCTCCAGGAAGTAAATGGTTTACTAAAAAATGGCCATTGGAGTATTTTAATGAGCTAATAAGAGAGTTGAAGAGAAGAGAGGATGTCACTCTTATAATAGTTGGTGGAAAAGAGGAGCAACTACTAAATATTCCAATGTATGAGGGGATGATAGATCTAAGAGGAAAGACAACTCTTTTAGAGCTAGCTGAGGTAATTAGAAGAGCTAGGATAATAGTGACAAATGACTCTTCACCTATACATATAGCCTCAGCTTTTCCTGAGGTTAGAATACTGGCTATATTTGGACCTACAGTAGAGGAGTTGGGATTCTTTCCTTGGTCTAAGAATAGCAAGGTATTTCAAGTTGAAGGCTTGGAGTGCAGACCTTGCTCTTTACATGGGGGGGACTCTTGCCCTAAGAAACATTTTAAATGTATGTTGGATATAAAGCCACAGCTTATATTAGAGGAGATAGAAAAAGATCTAGAGAGTGAAAGAGTATGAAGAGTTTAAAATATGGAGATACCTATCTTTACTTTGATGATGAAAAAAGTATAAAATTATATGACAAAATAAAAAACACCTGTTATAATATAATAAAAGTTATGAAAGATGATCAGAGGAGTTATGTAGCACTCATAGAGATTGATGGTAAAAACTATGTATATAAGGAGCCAAGAGAGAAGAATAGAAGAAAGTGGCAGAGATTTCTCTCTATATTTAGAGGGAGTGAGAGCAAAAGGGAGTACCAGAATATTAAAAATATTTTAAAGGCGGGCTTCAATGCAGCTACACCATATTTGGCAGTTGAGGAGAAAAGAGAAGCAATGGTAGTGAACTCCTATCTTCTTTACTCCTATATAGAGGGAAGAGATGGTAGGGCTGAAGATATGGAGGAAATAGCTCAAGAGCTGAGAGAGATCCATAAAAAAGGGTACCTACATGGGGATTCCCATATGGCAAATTTTTTAGTTGGAGATGGGAAGATATACCTAATAGATACAAAGCTGATGAAAAATAAGTATGGACGTTTTGGAGAGATATTTGAATTTATCTACTTGGAGGAGAGCTATGGACACCCCATAGAGTATGATAAGGAGAGTTTTTACTACAAAATGGCTATGGTGTTGAAAAGATACCTTTTAGGCTTAGGTGAGTTGAAAAAAAGATTGAGAGGAAAGAAATAGGAGAGCCAAGTGAAAATATTAGTAATTAGAATGAGTTCTATAGGGGATGTCATACTTACAACCCCAGTATTGAAAGCTTTTAAAGAGAGGTATCCTGATGCTCAGATAGATTTTTTGGTATTGGAGCAGTTTAAAGATGCTATATCAGGGCTTGATTATATAGATAACTTAATAACTTTTAGTAAAAAAGAGAATGATGGATTAAAAAATATTCTAAGTTTTGCTAAAAAGTTGAAAGAGAATAACTACGATTATGTATTTGATCTACACTCAAAATTTAGATCTAAGATAATTTCTAAGAGAATGGGGGTAAAAACATATACATATAGAAAGAGAGCAGTTTGGAAATCTCTCCTTGTAAAATTACGATTGATAAAGTATCAGGTAGATGATACAATTATAAAAAATTATTTTGGAGCTTTTAAAGATTTCAATTTAAAATATGTTGGAGAAGATTTGGACTTCAGTTTTGACGAGAGAGATCGTGAGGGAGTTATACAGTACAGTGGGCTACCAGTGATGGCTCCAAGAGCTTCTAAAAATACTAAGGAATGGACAGCTGAAGGTTTTGGTAAGTTGGCAAAACTCATCTATGAAAAATATGGTGTAAAGAGTATTTTGATCGGTGGAAAGGGAGATATACCTAGATGCCAAGAGATTGATAGAATAAGTGGGAACAACTGTATAATACTAGCTGGAAAACTTTCACTAAAAGAGAGTGGAGCTCTACTTTCAAAATCAAAGTTTTTGGTGACAAATGATTCGGGGCCATTCCATATAGCAAGGGGTGTAAAGTGTAAAACCTTTGTTATCTTTGGACCTACAAGTCCAGGGATGTTTGATTTTGGCAAAAATGATATTTTAATATATGCAGGAGTACCCTGCTCTCCATGTAGTTTGCATGGGGACAAGGAGTGCCCTAAAAAACATTTTGACTGTATGAGAAAAATAGAAGCTGAGGATATTTTACAAAAGATTGAAAATTATATAGATTGGGAGGAGAAATAATGGCAAAAGCAAAAGATGAGATTAACGACAGAGAAAAAGCATTGGAAATGGCAATGAAACAGATAAAAAAAGATTTTGGTGAGGGTTCAATTATGAAATTGGGATCAAACCAAAGTATGACAGTTGAAACTATATCAACTGGAAGTATAAACCTTGACCTAGCTTTGGGACAGGGAGGAGTACCTAGAGGAAGAATAGTGGAGATCTATGGAGCAGAGAGTTCTGGAAAGACAACAATAGCTCTTCATGTGGCAGCAGAGGCTCAAAAAATGGGTGGAATAGTTGCCTTTATAGATGCTGAACATGCATTGGATCCTGTATATGCAAAGGCTTTAGGTGTAGATGTAGATGAACTTTTAATATCTCAACCAGATTATGGAGAGCAGGCTTTAGAGATTGCTGATATGTTAGTTCGTTCAGGAGCTGTGGATCTTGTAGTAGTGGACTCAGTAGCTGCATTGGTTCCAAAAGCTGAGATAGATGGAGAGATGTCAGATCAACAGATGGGATTACAAGCAAGACTTATGTCAAAAGCTCTTAGAAAACTTACTGCTACTTTGAATAAATCAAAGACTACAATGATATTCATCAACCAGATAAGAGATAAGATAGGTGGATTTGGTTTTGGGCCTCAAACTACAACAACTGGAGGAAAAGCACTTAAATTCTATGCTTCAGTAAGAATGGAAGTAAAGAGAGTGGGAAGTGTAAAACAGGGTGATGAAGCTATAGGAAACGAAACAGTGGTAAAAATAACTAAGAATAAGATAGCTCCTCCATTTAAAGAAGCTGCTTTCCAAATAATGTATGGAAAGGGAATCTCAAGAGTTGGAGAGATATTAGATATGGCACTAGAGTATGATATTGTTGCAAAATCAGGAGCTTGGTTTAGCTTTGGAGATATCAGACTTGGTCAAGGAAAAGAGAATGTAAAGGCTAGATTAGAGAGTGAGCCAGAGCTATTAGCAGCTATAGAGAGTGAAGTTATGAAAGTTATGAAACCTCACTCAACAAGTGAAGAGGAGACAGAGACTACAGAAGGAGAGTTAAATTTTGAAGAAGTATAGTCTTAAGGGAAATAAGATATATTTTGATGAATTTTTCTATTTAGATTTAAATAAACAAACAATATTAGATTTCAATTTAAAAAATAGAGATGAACTTACTCAAGAGGAGTATTTTCAACTGATAAAATTAAGGTCTGAAAGTATGGGATATTTTTTGTTGAGTAAGAGAGATTATTCTGAAAAGGAGCTTTATTTAAAGCTCCTTTCAAAATATAGAGAGAAAAATATTGTGAGATCTGTGATAGATAAGTTTGTTGAATTGGGATATATAGATGATTACGACTATGCTGAACACTATATCTCCTCACACAACTATGGAAGAAAGAAGATGGAGTTTATGTTGATGCAAAAGGGTGTATCAAGAGAGATTATAGATACAATATTCTCCACTTCTCAAAAGGAAAAGGATATGGAGGAGATAAGAAGAGTCTGGCTAAAATTGGGAGATAAAGATAGAGATAAGAAGATAGCTTCACTGATGAGAAAAGGGTTTGAATATAGAGATATCAAAAAAGTAATGAGTGAATTGGAGAATTAGAGATACTAGGAGGATAGAACATGTTGGGATTGATATTAGCAACAGGTACTGGATTATTAATGTTCATATACATAAGCATAATATATCTTCCTGTGATAGCTTTGAAAAAAGAGAGAGCTGGTGTAGAGTTAGCTAGAGAAAAACTGAAATTAATATCTAATTTTGTTTTAAAAAGTTTAGATGTAAGGTTAAAAGTGATTTATAAAAATAGGGAGAGTGTGGACTCTTTGGATAAAAAGAAGGGGATAATCTATGTATGTAATCATCAGAGTAATCTAGATATTCCTGTTATTGTATCTGCTCTGAATATGGATGTGGGATTTGTAGCTAAGAAAGAGATGAGAACTTGGCCGTTTTTCAGTATTTGGATGAAAAAGAGTAGATGTGTATTTTTGAATAGAGAGAATCCAAGAGAGGGAATAAAGGATATAAAAGAGGCTGTAAAGCTAATAAAAAAAGGTTATCCAATAGTTATATTTCCTGAAGGAGAGAGAACACTTACTGGAGATATTCTCAATTTTAAAAAGGGGAGCTTCAAGTTGGCAACAGAGACAGGTGGGATAATTGTACCTTTGACTTTGAAAGGGACATTCGACATTCAAAAACGTGGACAGTGGAGAATGTCGAGAGGTAAGAGTGTAACCTTGGTAGTGGACGAGCCTATACACATGGATACCCTATCAAAAGAGGAAATTAAAGGATTAAGTGGTAGAGTTAGTGATATTATCAAAAATAATTACTCTAATATAAAATAAAAAAGTTGATAAAACTTGAAAAAAATGATACAATTAAGTTGTTATATAACTGACGGAAGTGGAAATAACCACATGAAGTATAACTGTAATGATTAGCCGACCGTCTGGGCATTTTGCTCAGGTGGCGGTTTTTTTATTTTGAATTACAAAATTTATGAAGTGTAAAATGTAGAAATTACAAAATTTATTATTGACTTTTTGAATAAAGAATGATACTATAAAGTACAATTAAAATTTGTTTATTTATATTGAACACAAAGTTTTTTTAATAGATTTATTATTTTAAGGAGGAAATATGGGATTTTATAACGGTTTTAAAGGGCAATTATGGAAGAGAGAAATCAATGTCAGAGATTTTATTCAGGAAAACTATACTCCATATCACGGAGATGAGTCATTCTTAGTTGATTCAACTGAAAAGACTAAAAAAGTATGGAACAAATTAACAGAGATGTTCAAGGTAGAGAGAGAGAAGGGAATCTATGACGCTGAGACAAAGATGCCACAATCAATAACTACTTATGGACCTGGGTATATAGAGAAAGATTCAGAGGTTATAGTTGGACTACAAACTGATGCACCTTTAAAAAGAGGAATATATCCAAAAGGTGGATTAAGAATGGTTAAAAACTCTTTAGAGTCTTATGGATATGAGATAGATCCTATGACTGAAGAGATTTTTACTAAGTATAGAAAAACTCACAATGAAGGAGTGTTCTCTGCTTATACTGATGAGATAAGAGCAGCTAGAAAGAGCGGAATCATCACTGGACTTCCTGATGCTTATGGAAGAGGAAGAATAATTGGAGATTATAGAAGAGTAGCTCTTTATGGAGTAAATAGATTAATTGAGGATAAGAAAGATCAATTAAAACAGTTAGAAGCAGCTGACTTTAATGAAGATATAATCAGAAGAAGAGAGGAGATCTCTGAGCAAATCAATGCATTAAAAGAGTTTGTAAAGATGTGTGCATCATATGGTTTTGATGTAACAAGACCAGCTGAAAGTGCAAAAGAAGCAGTTCAGTTCCTATATTTTGCTTACTTAGCAGCAACTAAAGATCAAGATGGAGCAGCAATGTCTTTAGGAAGAACTTCAACTTTCTTAGATATATATATTGAGAGAGATTTAGCAGCTGGAGTGATAACTGAAGAGGAAGCACAAGAGTTAATCGATCAGTTCATAATTAAATTAAGAATAATAAGATTCTTAAGAACACCTGAATATAATGACCTATTCTCTGGAGATCCAACTTGGGTAACAGAGTCAATTGGAGGACAAGGAGTAGATGGAAGAACATTAGTAACAAGAACATCTTTCAGATACCTACATACATTATACAACTTAGGACCAGCACCAGAGCCAAACCTAACAGTATTATGGTCAGTAAACTCTCCAGAAAACTGGAAAAAATTCTGTTCAAAAGTTTCAATAGATACATCATCAATCCAATATGAAAATGACGATCTAATGAGACCTGAATTAGGAGACGACTATGGAATAGCTTGTTGTGTATCTCCAATGAAGATAGGAAAAGGAATGGAATTCTTTGGAGCTAGAGCTAACTTAGCAAAAGCTTTACTATATGCTATCAACGGTGGAAGAGATGAGAAGAGTGGAGCTCAAGTAGCACCTAAATTTGCACCAGTTGAGGGAGATTATCTAGATTTTAATGATGTAATGGATAAGTTTGATCAAATGATGAAATGGTTAGCAGGAGCTTATGTAAATGCATTAAAAATCATACACTATATGCATGACAAATACTCTTATGAAGCTTTTGCTATGGGATTACACGACTTAAATATAGAAAGAACACAAGCAAGTGGAATAGCAGGACTTTCAATAGTTGTAGACTCATTAGTGGCAATAAGAGATGCTAAAGTAAAAGTTATAAGAAATGAAGAGGGAATAGTAGTTGACTTTGAGAGAGAGGGAGACTATGTACCATTCGGAAATGATGAGGATTCAACAGATGATTTAGCAGTTCAAATAGTGGAGAAATTTATGAACTACTTAAGAACTCACGGAACATATAGAAATTCAAAAGCTACACAATCAATCTTAACAATAACTTCAAACGTAGTTTATGGTAAGAAAACAGGAAATACTCCTGATGGAAGAAGAGGAGGAACTCCTTTTGCTCCAGGAGCAAACCCAATGAATGGAAGAGATACTAGAGGAGCTATAGCTTCACTTGCTTCTGTAGCTAAGTTACCATTCCACCACTCTGAAGATGGAATATCTTATACATTTGCAATATCACCAGCAGCTTTAGGAAAAGCAAAAGAGGATAGAGTGGAGAACCTAGTAACATTAATGGATGGATATTTTACTCCACAAGGTGGACAACACTTAAACGTAAACGTATTTGATAGAGAGTTATTAGAAGATGCTATGGCAAATCCTGATAAATATCCTCAGTTAACAATCAGAGTTTCTGGATACGCAGTTAACTTTGTAAGATTAACTAGAGAGCAACAATTAGATGTATTATCAAGAACTATAAGCGGAAAAATGTAAGCTGTAGAAGTTTGAGAACAATTTTTATTTAAAGAATAAAGAGCAAGTATAGCTTATGCTAACTTGCTCTCTTTATTCTTATGGATCTATTTGTATCTAATAATTTAAAAGAAGGAGATAAGATGGTTTTAGGAAATATTCACTCTTATGAGAGTATGGGAACTGTAGATGGTCCTGGAATTAGGTTTGTTATCTTTTTACAGGGTTGCCCATTGAGATGTAAATTTTGTCATAATCCAGATACTTGGAATGTGAAAGAGAAAAAAATCGAAGAGAAAGCCCAAGATGTGTTGAAGAGAATAGAGAGATATAGAAACTATTTTGGAAAAAAAGGTGGTGTAACTATAACTGGGGGAGAACCTTTGATCCAAAGTGAGTTTGTGTTGGAACTATTTAAGTTATGTAAAAAAGCTGGGATACATACGGCGTTAGATACATCTGGATATATTTTTACTGACAAGGTAAAAGAGGTACTTGAATATACAGATTTGGTACTTCTAGATATAAAAGCTATTGATAAAGAGGTATATAAAGAGCTTACAAAAGTTGAGCTAGAAAATACAATAAAATTTGCTGAATATCTAAAGGAGATTAAAAAACCTACTTGGATTAGGCACGTTGTTGTTCCTGGGATAACAGATGATGATCAGATGTTGGAAAGGACAGCTCAATATATAGCTACTTTAGACAATGTAGAGATGGTGGAGATACTACCATACCATACATTGGGAACATTCAAATACAAAGAGTTAGGATTGAAATATCCGTTGGAGGGAGTAGAGGATCTATCCTATGAGAGAAAGCAAGAGATAATGGAACTATTTAAAAAATATGAGCTTCCTGTACATTAAAAATGATTTTTTTACAAAAAAATGATATAATAGAAGATATGTCATTGAGTGTAGAAAAGGAGGTTTTTTATGATAATTTTAGGAATTGAAAGTTCGTGTGATGAAACTTCCATAGCTGTATTAAAAGATGGAAAGGAGATTTTATCCAATAAGATCTCTTCACAGATAGAGATACATAAAGAGTATGGGGGAGTTGTTCCAGAGATAGCTTCAAGACAGCATATAAAAAATATTGCAACTATTTTGGACGAAGCATTAGAAGAGGCAAAAATCACTATGAAAGATGTGGACTATATAGCAGTAACTTATGCTCCAGGTCTTATAGGAGCTCTACTTGTAGGAGTTTCATTTGCTAAAGGATTAGCTTATAATTACAATATTCCAATTATCCCAGTTCACCATATAAAGGGTCATATGTATGCTAATTTCTTAGAGCACGATATAAAATTACCATGTATATCACTAGTTGTATCTGGAGGACACACTAATATCCTATATATGGATGAGGAGCATAGATTCACAAACCTTGGTGGAACTTTGGATGATGCAGTTGGTGAGAGTTGTGATAAAGTGGCTAGAGTTTTGGGGATAGGATATCCAGGTGGACCTGTTATAGATAGAATGTACTATGAGGGGAATAGAGATTTCTTAGAGATACCAGAACCTAGAGTAGGAGAGTATGACTTCAGTTTTTCTGGAATAAAAACAGCAGTGATAAACTTTGTTAACAAGATGAGAATGAAGGGAGAGGAGTTTTCAAATGAGGATTTAGCTGCTTCTTTTTTAGGAAAAGTAGTGGATATTCTATGTAAAAAGACTCTGAAGGCTGCTGTGGATAAGAAAGCTAAGACAATCATCATAGCTGGAGGAGTTGCAGCTAACTCTCTGCTTAGAAGTCAGCTTACTGAAGAGGCTAAAAAACTGGGGATACAGGTATTTTATCCCTCTATGAAGCTTTGTACAGATAATGCAGCAATGATAGCTGAGGCTGCTTATTATAAGTTGATAAATTGTAAAGATGGAAAGAGTTGTTTTGCAGATATAAATTTAAATGGAATAGCATCATTAAATGTAATAGATGATTAATAAAAAAAGTGTACTTTTCTTTTAGAAAGAGAGTACACTTTTTTGTTATAGCTCCTCAAAATCTAGCAGGATATTGAAATTTTTAATATCCTTATCTAAATCTATGAGATCAGTTTTTTTAATTATTTTATTATTAACTGTAATCACAATGAAAACCTTACGATCTCCAGGAATCTTATAAAACTCAAAAAATCCATTCTCAGAAGTTGTAGTAGTGGCGATTTTTTTATAGTCCTGTCCTAAAAGTTGAAGTTTTATCCCCCTTAAAGCTTTTGTACTATCTGTTACAACTCCAGTTATAGAGTAGGCACTACGTTTTAGAGCTATTTCGATATTACTTGTAAAGGAATTTTTTTCAATCTTTCTAACAGTTCCATTCTGTATATATCCCTTTTTTTGACAAAGTATAGTTACGATACCACTGTCTACAGGAAGTTTAAAAAATCCTAATTTATCTCCAGTAAGTTTTATAATTTTACTTCCATTTTTGATAGAGATAGTAGGAAATGGAATAGGTAAACCTTCGCTGTCTACTACATGCCCCTGTACATAACTTGGAAGTTCAGTAAGTTCAAAGTTCAAAGAGTAGGGTGTAGTCCTTTTGGTGAACTCATATATTATTCCCAGACCACTGTTTTGAGTATAGCCAGATCTTTCAGCAGAGACCTTATAATTTCCAGGTGGAAGGTAAGCTGTATAATTACCATAGAGATCAGAGATAAAATTGTAACTGTGGTTATTCACATCAGTGAAAGAGATTTTCACTCCTCCAAGCTTAGCATCTCTATTTTTTATATTACCTTTTACTGTAACTGAATCTTCTTGATTGAAAATTATATTGCCAACAGCAGGAGAATTTTTTATATCTAGATTTTTTTGTATGCTGGGATATCCTTCAGCACTGAAAAGAAAATAGTATTCTTTCTCCTCAAGATCCAGAGTAGTTGAGCCGTTAAAAAACTCCTGAGCTTGGGTGTTAGTGTCCTCACTCTTAAAATACTCT
This genomic interval from Fusobacterium sp. SYSU M8D902 contains the following:
- a CDS encoding glycosyltransferase family 9 protein, which encodes MRILIIHTAFIGDIVLSTPLIKKLRDTYPKAEITYLTTPVGASILRNNPHLTHIIEYDKRGEHKGVKGFWLIAKKLKMEAYNLVITPHRYLRSSFLTFLTGAPIRRGYDTAAGKFVYNEKIHYDKSKHEVEKLLSFIPKDDGKRYEIELFPSGIERERVDELLSNSKKNIIVLAPGSKWFTKKWPLEYFNELIRELKRREDVTLIIVGGKEEQLLNIPMYEGMIDLRGKTTLLELAEVIRRARIIVTNDSSPIHIASAFPEVRILAIFGPTVEELGFFPWSKNSKVFQVEGLECRPCSLHGGDSCPKKHFKCMLDIKPQLILEEIEKDLESERV
- a CDS encoding lysophospholipid acyltransferase family protein, whose amino-acid sequence is MLGLILATGTGLLMFIYISIIYLPVIALKKERAGVELAREKLKLISNFVLKSLDVRLKVIYKNRESVDSLDKKKGIIYVCNHQSNLDIPVIVSALNMDVGFVAKKEMRTWPFFSIWMKKSRCVFLNRENPREGIKDIKEAVKLIKKGYPIVIFPEGERTLTGDILNFKKGSFKLATETGGIIVPLTLKGTFDIQKRGQWRMSRGKSVTLVVDEPIHMDTLSKEEIKGLSGRVSDIIKNNYSNIK
- a CDS encoding glycosyltransferase family 9 protein: MSSIGDVILTTPVLKAFKERYPDAQIDFLVLEQFKDAISGLDYIDNLITFSKKENDGLKNILSFAKKLKENNYDYVFDLHSKFRSKIISKRMGVKTYTYRKRAVWKSLLVKLRLIKYQVDDTIIKNYFGAFKDFNLKYVGEDLDFSFDERDREGVIQYSGLPVMAPRASKNTKEWTAEGFGKLAKLIYEKYGVKSILIGGKGDIPRCQEIDRISGNNCIILAGKLSLKESGALLSKSKFLVTNDSGPFHIARGVKCKTFVIFGPTSPGMFDFGKNDILIYAGVPCSPCSLHGDKECPKKHFDCMRKIEAEDILQKIENYIDWEEK
- a CDS encoding RecX family transcriptional regulator, with amino-acid sequence MKKYSLKGNKIYFDEFFYLDLNKQTILDFNLKNRDELTQEEYFQLIKLRSESMGYFLLSKRDYSEKELYLKLLSKYREKNIVRSVIDKFVELGYIDDYDYAEHYISSHNYGRKKMEFMLMQKGVSREIIDTIFSTSQKEKDMEEIRRVWLKLGDKDRDKKIASLMRKGFEYRDIKKVMSELEN
- the recA gene encoding recombinase RecA; its protein translation is MAKAKDEINDREKALEMAMKQIKKDFGEGSIMKLGSNQSMTVETISTGSINLDLALGQGGVPRGRIVEIYGAESSGKTTIALHVAAEAQKMGGIVAFIDAEHALDPVYAKALGVDVDELLISQPDYGEQALEIADMLVRSGAVDLVVVDSVAALVPKAEIDGEMSDQQMGLQARLMSKALRKLTATLNKSKTTMIFINQIRDKIGGFGFGPQTTTTGGKALKFYASVRMEVKRVGSVKQGDEAIGNETVVKITKNKIAPPFKEAAFQIMYGKGISRVGEILDMALEYDIVAKSGAWFSFGDIRLGQGKENVKARLESEPELLAAIESEVMKVMKPHSTSEEETETTEGELNFEEV
- the pflB gene encoding formate C-acetyltransferase, coding for MGFYNGFKGQLWKREINVRDFIQENYTPYHGDESFLVDSTEKTKKVWNKLTEMFKVEREKGIYDAETKMPQSITTYGPGYIEKDSEVIVGLQTDAPLKRGIYPKGGLRMVKNSLESYGYEIDPMTEEIFTKYRKTHNEGVFSAYTDEIRAARKSGIITGLPDAYGRGRIIGDYRRVALYGVNRLIEDKKDQLKQLEAADFNEDIIRRREEISEQINALKEFVKMCASYGFDVTRPAESAKEAVQFLYFAYLAATKDQDGAAMSLGRTSTFLDIYIERDLAAGVITEEEAQELIDQFIIKLRIIRFLRTPEYNDLFSGDPTWVTESIGGQGVDGRTLVTRTSFRYLHTLYNLGPAPEPNLTVLWSVNSPENWKKFCSKVSIDTSSIQYENDDLMRPELGDDYGIACCVSPMKIGKGMEFFGARANLAKALLYAINGGRDEKSGAQVAPKFAPVEGDYLDFNDVMDKFDQMMKWLAGAYVNALKIIHYMHDKYSYEAFAMGLHDLNIERTQASGIAGLSIVVDSLVAIRDAKVKVIRNEEGIVVDFEREGDYVPFGNDEDSTDDLAVQIVEKFMNYLRTHGTYRNSKATQSILTITSNVVYGKKTGNTPDGRRGGTPFAPGANPMNGRDTRGAIASLASVAKLPFHHSEDGISYTFAISPAALGKAKEDRVENLVTLMDGYFTPQGGQHLNVNVFDRELLEDAMANPDKYPQLTIRVSGYAVNFVRLTREQQLDVLSRTISGKM
- a CDS encoding lipopolysaccharide core heptose(II) kinase RfaY, which gives rise to MKSLKYGDTYLYFDDEKSIKLYDKIKNTCYNIIKVMKDDQRSYVALIEIDGKNYVYKEPREKNRRKWQRFLSIFRGSESKREYQNIKNILKAGFNAATPYLAVEEKREAMVVNSYLLYSYIEGRDGRAEDMEEIAQELREIHKKGYLHGDSHMANFLVGDGKIYLIDTKLMKNKYGRFGEIFEFIYLEESYGHPIEYDKESFYYKMAMVLKRYLLGLGELKKRLRGKK
- the tsaD gene encoding tRNA (adenosine(37)-N6)-threonylcarbamoyltransferase complex transferase subunit TsaD, encoding MIILGIESSCDETSIAVLKDGKEILSNKISSQIEIHKEYGGVVPEIASRQHIKNIATILDEALEEAKITMKDVDYIAVTYAPGLIGALLVGVSFAKGLAYNYNIPIIPVHHIKGHMYANFLEHDIKLPCISLVVSGGHTNILYMDEEHRFTNLGGTLDDAVGESCDKVARVLGIGYPGGPVIDRMYYEGNRDFLEIPEPRVGEYDFSFSGIKTAVINFVNKMRMKGEEFSNEDLAASFLGKVVDILCKKTLKAAVDKKAKTIIIAGGVAANSLLRSQLTEEAKKLGIQVFYPSMKLCTDNAAMIAEAAYYKLINCKDGKSCFADINLNGIASLNVIDD
- the pflA gene encoding pyruvate formate-lyase-activating protein, yielding MVLGNIHSYESMGTVDGPGIRFVIFLQGCPLRCKFCHNPDTWNVKEKKIEEKAQDVLKRIERYRNYFGKKGGVTITGGEPLIQSEFVLELFKLCKKAGIHTALDTSGYIFTDKVKEVLEYTDLVLLDIKAIDKEVYKELTKVELENTIKFAEYLKEIKKPTWIRHVVVPGITDDDQMLERTAQYIATLDNVEMVEILPYHTLGTFKYKELGLKYPLEGVEDLSYERKQEIMELFKKYELPVH